The following proteins are co-located in the Bordetella bronchialis genome:
- a CDS encoding DUF1841 family protein encodes MFNPSRDQVREFFIEAWRKHKAGEVVTPLESMAVDWAVQHPEYHQDLESPDAMTAEYPVEKGRTNPFLHLSMHLAIAEQLSIDHPPGIRAAYQRLVARSDAHHAMHEIMECLGQVVWEAQRLGTPMDSDTYIDLIRQRAER; translated from the coding sequence ATGTTCAATCCCTCACGCGACCAAGTGCGCGAATTCTTCATCGAAGCCTGGCGCAAGCACAAGGCGGGAGAGGTGGTCACCCCGCTGGAGTCGATGGCGGTGGATTGGGCGGTGCAGCATCCGGAATACCACCAGGACCTGGAAAGCCCCGATGCGATGACGGCCGAATATCCCGTGGAAAAAGGCCGGACCAACCCCTTCCTGCATCTTTCCATGCACCTGGCGATCGCCGAGCAATTGTCGATCGATCATCCTCCCGGGATCCGGGCGGCCTATCAGCGGCTGGTGGCGCGCAGCGATGCCCACCACGCCATGCACGAGATCATGGAATGCCTGGGCCAGGTCGTGTGGGAAGCCCAGCGGCTGGGCACGCCGATGGACAGCGATACCTACATCGACCTGATCCGCCAGCGCGCCGAACGCTGA
- a CDS encoding c-type cytochrome, producing the protein MKSTIATLAGVLLGLAAATSHADDLAAGKAVFDKFNCASCHGADAKTPTDPQYPILAGQYQDYLAHALRAYRRGQSGAPATANIRKNPIMGAFAVQLSDADIDNVSAWLSSLPSDLATRK; encoded by the coding sequence ATGAAAAGCACTATCGCGACCCTCGCCGGGGTGTTGCTGGGCCTGGCCGCCGCCACGTCGCATGCCGACGATCTGGCCGCGGGCAAGGCGGTATTCGACAAATTCAACTGCGCGTCCTGCCACGGCGCGGACGCCAAGACGCCCACGGATCCGCAGTATCCGATCCTGGCCGGCCAGTACCAGGACTATCTCGCCCATGCGCTCCGGGCGTACCGGCGCGGCCAGTCCGGCGCCCCGGCCACTGCGAATATCCGCAAGAACCCCATCATGGGGGCATTCGCGGTGCAGCTCAGCGACGCCGATATCGACAATGTCTCGGCGTGGTTGTCCAGTCTGCCCAGCGACCTGGCGACGCGTAAGTAG
- a CDS encoding c-type cytochrome, which yields MKLRTTVLRKAGLLAVWISCAGAGAAHAADTAQGGSAQAGRDKVSMCIGCHGIADYKTAFPEVYRVPMIAGQNAKYIESALNAYKKGERSHPTMDAIAGSLSDKDIADIAAYYSTLK from the coding sequence ATGAAGTTGCGAACCACTGTATTGCGTAAGGCGGGCCTGCTTGCCGTCTGGATATCCTGTGCGGGCGCCGGCGCGGCGCATGCCGCGGATACCGCCCAGGGCGGAAGCGCCCAGGCCGGCCGCGACAAGGTGTCCATGTGCATCGGCTGTCACGGCATCGCCGACTACAAGACCGCGTTTCCCGAGGTCTATCGCGTTCCGATGATCGCCGGGCAAAATGCCAAGTACATTGAAAGCGCGCTGAACGCATACAAGAAGGGCGAGCGCAGCCATCCCACCATGGACGCCATCGCGGGCAGCCTGTCCGACAAGGACATCGCTGACATCGCCGCGTACTACTCCACTCTCAAATGA
- a CDS encoding AAA family ATPase, with product MPAAHPTAAPRFEGTDRYVATDDLKLAVNAALTLQRPLLIKGEPGTGKTMLAEEVARALDRPLLQWHIKSTTKAHQGLYEYDAVSRLRDSQLGDEKVRDIRNYIVQGVLWQAFESPEPVVLLIDEIDKADIEFPNDLLRELDRMEFHVYETRQTVAARHRPLVIITSNNEKDLPDAFLRRCFFHYIRFPDRDTMRDIVGVHFPELRADVLRAALDTFFALREAPGLKKKPSTSELLDWLHLLLAEDIPAGQIDAHAATAVPLMAGALLKNEQDMHLLERLAAMTRTGQRR from the coding sequence ATGCCCGCAGCCCATCCCACCGCCGCGCCCCGTTTCGAAGGCACGGACCGCTATGTCGCGACCGACGACCTGAAACTGGCCGTGAACGCGGCGCTGACACTGCAACGTCCATTGCTGATCAAGGGGGAGCCCGGCACGGGCAAGACCATGCTGGCCGAGGAAGTGGCGCGCGCGCTGGATCGCCCGCTGCTGCAATGGCACATCAAGTCGACCACCAAGGCCCACCAGGGGCTGTACGAATACGATGCCGTCTCGCGCCTGCGCGATTCCCAGCTGGGCGACGAGAAAGTGCGCGACATCCGCAACTACATCGTGCAGGGCGTGCTGTGGCAGGCCTTCGAATCCCCGGAGCCCGTCGTGCTGCTGATCGACGAGATCGACAAGGCCGACATCGAATTCCCCAACGACCTGCTGCGCGAACTGGACCGCATGGAGTTCCACGTCTACGAGACACGGCAGACCGTCGCGGCGCGCCACCGCCCGCTGGTCATCATCACCTCCAACAACGAGAAAGACCTGCCGGACGCCTTCCTGCGCCGCTGCTTTTTCCATTACATCCGCTTCCCGGACCGCGACACCATGCGCGACATCGTGGGCGTGCATTTCCCGGAATTGCGCGCCGACGTGCTGCGCGCGGCCCTGGATACCTTCTTTGCCCTGCGCGAAGCGCCCGGCCTGAAGAAAAAACCGTCGACATCGGAATTGCTGGACTGGCTGCACCTGCTGCTGGCCGAAGACATACCGGCCGGCCAGATCGACGCCCATGCCGCGACCGCCGTGCCCTTGATGGCGGGCGCGCTGCTGAAGAACGAGCAGGACATGCACCTGCTGGAACGCCTGGCCGCCATGACGCGCACCGGCCAGCGCCGCTAG
- a CDS encoding vWA domain-containing protein translates to MLIDFFYHLRAHRIPVSVQEYLTLLESLRQPLMAPTLDDFYHLSRMTLVKDETLFDRYDQAFAAYYRGVAASLPPDKEIPLDWLIKQFERTLTHEEKAAIQAHGWDKLMQLFKERLQEQTARHAGGSKWIGTGGTSPFGNGGYHPEGIRVGGDSAGNRSAVKVWDMRQFRDYDDTLELGTRNFKVALRRLRRFARQGADLELDLDDTIASTARNAGHLDLRMVPERRNTVKVLMLLDVGGSMDDHISRVEELFSAARSEFRHLDVYYFHNCPYERLWQSNRRRQSDSFDTWDILRKYNSDWRLIIVGDATMSPYEILQPGGSVEHMNKEAGAVWMQRLLEAWPKAAWLNPEPTASWPYRQSIAILREIMHDRMYPVTVAGLEQAMHLLSK, encoded by the coding sequence ATGCTGATCGACTTCTTCTATCATTTGCGCGCGCACCGGATACCGGTTTCGGTGCAGGAATACCTTACCCTGCTGGAGTCCCTGCGCCAGCCGCTGATGGCGCCCACGCTGGACGACTTCTACCACCTGTCGCGCATGACGCTGGTCAAGGACGAGACCCTGTTCGACCGCTACGACCAGGCGTTCGCGGCCTATTACCGCGGCGTGGCCGCCAGCTTGCCGCCCGACAAGGAGATCCCGCTGGACTGGCTCATCAAGCAGTTCGAGCGCACGCTGACGCACGAAGAAAAAGCCGCCATCCAGGCCCATGGCTGGGACAAGCTGATGCAGCTGTTCAAGGAAAGGCTGCAGGAGCAGACGGCGCGCCACGCGGGGGGCAGCAAATGGATAGGCACGGGGGGCACCTCGCCCTTCGGCAATGGCGGCTACCATCCCGAAGGGATACGCGTGGGCGGCGATTCCGCCGGCAACCGCAGCGCCGTCAAGGTGTGGGACATGCGCCAGTTCCGCGACTACGACGACACGCTGGAGCTGGGCACCCGCAACTTCAAGGTGGCGCTGCGCCGGCTGCGCCGCTTCGCCCGCCAGGGCGCCGACCTGGAGCTGGACCTGGACGACACGATCGCCAGCACCGCGCGCAACGCCGGGCACCTGGACCTGCGCATGGTTCCCGAACGCCGCAATACCGTGAAGGTGCTGATGCTGCTGGACGTCGGCGGCAGCATGGATGACCACATCTCGCGCGTGGAGGAGCTGTTTTCCGCGGCGCGCAGCGAGTTCCGCCACCTGGATGTGTACTACTTCCACAACTGCCCCTACGAGCGGCTGTGGCAAAGCAACCGGCGCCGGCAGAGCGACAGCTTCGACACCTGGGACATCCTGCGCAAGTACAACAGCGACTGGCGGCTGATCATCGTGGGCGATGCCACCATGAGCCCCTACGAGATCCTGCAGCCCGGCGGCTCGGTGGAACACATGAACAAGGAAGCCGGCGCGGTATGGATGCAGCGACTGCTGGAGGCCTGGCCCAAGGCCGCCTGGCTGAATCCCGAGCCCACCGCGTCCTGGCCCTACCGCCAGTCCATCGCGATCCTGCGCGAGATCATGCACGACCGCATGTATCCGGTCACCGTTGCCGGCCTGGAGCAGGCCATGCACCTGCTGTCGAAGTAG
- a CDS encoding GNAT family N-acetyltransferase: protein MKLIDCTYERHAGAILDIFNDAILTSTALYEYQPRTDATMQAWFEAKRRGDFPVIGFEDDDGALMGFASYGTFRPFPAFKYSVEHSVYIGRDYRGRGLGEALMRALIERARMQQYHVLVAAIDSTNQVSCALHEKLGFVQAGTIRQAGYKFGRWLDVVFYQLMLETPARPVDG from the coding sequence ATGAAGCTGATCGATTGCACCTACGAGCGCCATGCCGGCGCCATCCTGGATATCTTCAACGACGCCATCCTGACGTCCACCGCCCTGTACGAGTACCAGCCGCGCACCGATGCCACGATGCAGGCGTGGTTCGAGGCCAAGCGCAGGGGCGATTTCCCGGTTATCGGCTTCGAGGACGACGATGGGGCGCTGATGGGCTTCGCCAGCTACGGCACCTTCCGGCCCTTTCCCGCCTTCAAGTATTCGGTCGAGCACTCGGTGTACATCGGCCGCGACTATCGCGGCCGGGGCCTGGGAGAGGCCTTGATGCGAGCCCTGATCGAGCGGGCGCGGATGCAGCAATACCACGTACTGGTCGCCGCCATCGACTCCACCAACCAGGTCAGCTGCGCCCTGCACGAGAAGCTGGGCTTCGTCCAGGCGGGCACCATCCGGCAGGCGGGATACAAGTTCGGACGCTGGCTGGACGTGGTGTTCTACCAGCTGATGCTGGAAACGCCGGCCCGGCCGGTGGACGGCTAG
- a CDS encoding M16 family metallopeptidase gives MSTPALSRHLKTLIFSSFLAFQASAATLPEGTTEVASVEGITEFRLSNGLRVLLAPDDSKPTTTVNMTYLVGSRNENYGQTGMAHLLEHLMFKGTPTTRNAMGEFSRRGLAANGSTSSDRTNYFASFAANPDTLDWYLGWQADAMVNSLISREDLDSEMTVVRNEMESGENSPFRILMQKMEASAFQWHNYGKDTIGARSDVENVDIAQLQAFYRQYYQPDNAVLIVAGKFNPQDTLETISKTLGKVPRPARALPREYTVEPVQDGEREVTLRRTGGTPLVAAMYHVPAAGSPDFAPMDLATVMLSDTPSGRLYRDMVPRKLASDVFGFTMEQRDPGLVMFGAQLEPGMNQDASLKTLTGTLESVARTPFTQQELDRARSKWLRDWEQTYSDPQKIGVALSEAIASGDWRLFFLQRDRVRDAKLADVQRVAAQYLVPSNRTAGRYIPTAKPVRAPANARVDLTDVLKDYKGDPGYAQAAAFDPTPANIDKLTIRRTLDLPNGKVDVALLPKSTRGHRVRARLLVQFGNADTLRGQRAVADAVADMLDRGTATMSRQAIQDRFDQLKADVNFSGSGTNLSVSISTTRDNLPAVVATVLDIVRNANFPQAQVDEYKAQAVTAIQNAMNEPSALAMRALARQDNPWPKDDIRYVPTFEESLASVRALSHDVLARFHKRFYGTGTIAFSAVGDFDADATETALKKGLAGWKRGAPYTRVPEPYHAIPAQKFDIPTPDKANAFYASRLPLPLQDTSPDFAALYMANYLLGTSETSRLWNRVREKDGLSYNVRSNLSASSFEPRGSWMVYAIYAPENRQRLEQAIGEELARVRKDGYTDQEIRDGIASLLNYRRLARAQDDVLASTWIDYIRRGRTFAWSADMDKQIAALTPATVNEILRKYLKPEDFSTAVAGDFSKSK, from the coding sequence ATTTCCACCCCCGCATTGTCGCGCCACCTGAAGACCCTGATTTTTTCATCCTTCCTTGCCTTCCAGGCCAGCGCCGCCACGCTGCCGGAGGGCACGACAGAGGTCGCATCGGTCGAGGGCATCACGGAATTCCGCCTGAGCAATGGCCTGCGCGTACTGCTGGCCCCCGATGACTCCAAGCCCACCACGACCGTAAACATGACCTATCTGGTGGGATCGCGCAATGAAAACTACGGCCAGACCGGCATGGCGCACCTGCTCGAACACCTGATGTTCAAGGGGACGCCCACCACCCGCAATGCCATGGGCGAGTTCTCGCGGCGCGGCCTGGCGGCCAACGGCTCCACCTCCAGCGACCGCACCAACTATTTCGCCAGCTTCGCCGCCAATCCGGACACGCTGGACTGGTACCTGGGCTGGCAGGCCGACGCCATGGTCAATTCGCTGATCTCGCGCGAAGACCTGGACTCGGAAATGACCGTGGTGCGCAATGAAATGGAAAGCGGCGAAAACAGCCCTTTCCGCATCCTCATGCAGAAGATGGAGGCATCCGCCTTCCAGTGGCACAACTACGGCAAGGACACCATAGGGGCGCGCTCGGATGTCGAAAACGTCGATATCGCGCAGCTGCAGGCGTTCTACCGCCAGTACTACCAGCCGGATAACGCCGTCCTCATCGTCGCCGGCAAGTTCAACCCCCAGGACACCCTGGAGACCATCAGCAAGACGCTGGGCAAGGTGCCCCGTCCCGCGCGCGCCCTGCCGCGCGAATACACCGTGGAACCGGTGCAGGACGGCGAACGCGAAGTCACGCTGCGCCGCACCGGCGGCACGCCCCTGGTCGCTGCGATGTACCACGTCCCGGCCGCCGGCAGCCCGGATTTCGCCCCCATGGACCTGGCCACGGTGATGCTGTCGGACACGCCATCGGGCCGGCTGTATCGCGATATGGTGCCGCGCAAGCTGGCCTCGGACGTGTTCGGCTTCACCATGGAACAGCGCGACCCCGGCCTGGTGATGTTCGGCGCGCAGCTGGAACCCGGCATGAACCAGGACGCATCGCTCAAGACCCTGACCGGCACGCTGGAGTCGGTCGCCCGCACGCCTTTCACCCAGCAGGAGCTGGACCGCGCCCGCAGCAAATGGCTGCGCGACTGGGAACAAACCTATAGCGACCCGCAAAAGATCGGCGTCGCGCTGTCCGAGGCCATCGCCAGCGGCGACTGGCGCCTGTTCTTCCTGCAACGCGACCGCGTGCGCGACGCCAAGCTGGCGGATGTGCAGCGGGTCGCGGCGCAATACCTGGTGCCCAGCAACCGGACGGCGGGCCGCTACATTCCCACCGCCAAGCCGGTCCGCGCGCCCGCCAATGCCCGCGTCGACCTGACGGACGTGCTCAAGGACTACAAGGGCGACCCCGGCTACGCGCAGGCGGCGGCCTTCGATCCCACGCCCGCCAACATCGACAAGCTGACCATCCGCCGCACGCTGGACTTGCCCAACGGCAAGGTCGATGTGGCGCTGCTGCCCAAGTCCACGCGCGGGCACCGCGTGCGGGCGCGCCTGCTGGTGCAGTTCGGCAATGCCGACACCCTGCGCGGCCAGCGCGCCGTCGCCGACGCCGTGGCCGACATGCTGGATCGCGGCACGGCCACGATGTCGCGCCAGGCCATCCAGGATCGCTTCGACCAGTTGAAGGCCGACGTCAATTTCAGCGGATCGGGCACCAATCTGTCGGTGTCCATCTCCACCACCCGCGACAACCTGCCGGCCGTGGTGGCCACCGTGCTGGACATCGTCCGCAACGCCAACTTCCCGCAGGCGCAGGTGGACGAATACAAGGCCCAGGCCGTCACGGCCATCCAGAACGCGATGAACGAGCCGTCCGCCCTGGCCATGCGCGCCCTGGCGCGGCAGGACAATCCCTGGCCCAAGGACGATATCCGCTACGTGCCCACCTTCGAGGAATCCCTGGCCAGCGTCCGCGCGCTCTCGCATGACGTGCTGGCGCGCTTCCACAAGCGCTTCTACGGCACGGGCACCATCGCATTTTCCGCGGTGGGCGATTTCGATGCCGACGCCACGGAAACCGCGCTGAAGAAGGGCCTGGCCGGCTGGAAGCGCGGCGCGCCGTACACCCGGGTGCCAGAGCCCTACCACGCGATCCCCGCGCAGAAGTTCGACATCCCGACGCCGGACAAGGCCAACGCCTTCTACGCCAGCCGCCTGCCCCTGCCCCTGCAGGACACCTCGCCGGACTTCGCCGCGCTGTACATGGCGAACTACCTGCTGGGCACCTCGGAAACCTCGCGCCTGTGGAACCGCGTGCGCGAGAAGGATGGCCTGTCCTACAACGTGCGCAGCAATCTGTCGGCATCCTCCTTCGAGCCGCGCGGCAGCTGGATGGTCTATGCCATCTACGCCCCCGAGAACCGCCAGCGGCTGGAGCAGGCCATCGGCGAAGAACTCGCCCGCGTACGCAAGGACGGCTACACGGACCAGGAAATCCGCGACGGCATCGCTTCGCTGCTGAACTACCGCCGCCTGGCGCGCGCCCAGGACGACGTCCTGGCCAGCACCTGGATCGACTATATCCGCCGGGGCCGCACCTTTGCCTGGTCGGCCGATATGGACAAGCAGATCGCCGCGCTGACCCCCGCCACGGTCAACGAGATCCTGCGCAAGTACCTGAAGCCGGAAGACTTCAGCACGGCGGTGGCGGGCGACTTCAGCAAGAGCAAGTAG
- a CDS encoding xanthine dehydrogenase family protein molybdopterin-binding subunit gives MNAPRDLPQDPTRRRFLAAGAITVGFSLLPHMPAMAQEAARKGPKLPGNLNTTPMLDAWIRLDETGKLTVFTGKAELGTGVRTAFIQIAAEELDVAPQAVHLVTADTALTPNEGYTAGSHSVADSGTAILNAAAQVRALLVQAAAARLRASADTLKVENGVIQAPDGRRLSYGEAVSGLDLHRPAQPDSPLKDPRTHTVLGQSMQRVDIPGKVTGGASYVQDMRLPGMVHARVIRQPSYGARLLQADIDGVQAMPGVVKVVRDGNYLAVVAQDEWQAIVAMRALAQSAQWEETYVLPPEAGIHDYLKTLPSREIDVADKKGAAAPAVQTLKARFAKPYLTHGSIGPSCAVAQFDNGTMTVWTHTQGVFPLRKGLAEMLSLPQDKVRCIHVEGSGCYGHNGADDVAADAALVARAVPGRPVRVQWMRDQEHTWEPAGPAMVTEVQASLDARGNIVDWQYEIWSNGHNQRIDNAGRLIPTWALAQPFTPAPPVPIPMPEGGGDRNSIPLYDFPNTRVLHHFIPEMPLRVSAMRSLGAYMNIFAIESFMDELAGAAKADPVEFRLRHLKDPRAIDVVKLAAERFGWDPARKREPGRGFGFSFAMYKNLMAYLAIGMELTVDRDTGEVHIHRAVAAIDTGQIVNPDGVRNQVEGGIIQSASWTLYEQLHFDTRRVTTFDWSTYPIMRFSNVPEHIEVHLIDRPGMPFLGAGEASQGPASACVANAIADATGMRLRNTPLAAGPRLKDFPGA, from the coding sequence ATGAACGCGCCCCGTGATCTTCCGCAGGATCCCACCCGGCGCCGCTTCCTGGCGGCCGGCGCCATCACCGTCGGGTTCTCGCTGCTGCCCCACATGCCCGCCATGGCCCAGGAAGCGGCCAGGAAAGGGCCCAAGCTGCCGGGCAATCTCAACACCACCCCCATGCTGGACGCCTGGATCCGCCTGGATGAAACGGGCAAGCTGACCGTCTTCACGGGCAAGGCCGAGCTGGGCACCGGCGTGCGCACGGCCTTCATCCAGATCGCCGCCGAAGAGCTGGACGTGGCGCCCCAGGCGGTGCACCTGGTCACCGCCGATACCGCGCTCACGCCCAATGAGGGCTATACCGCCGGCAGCCATTCCGTGGCCGACAGCGGGACGGCCATCCTGAACGCGGCCGCGCAGGTGCGGGCCCTGCTGGTGCAGGCGGCCGCCGCGCGCCTGCGGGCCAGCGCCGATACGCTGAAGGTCGAGAACGGGGTAATCCAGGCGCCCGACGGCCGCCGCCTGAGCTACGGCGAGGCCGTGTCCGGGCTGGACCTGCACCGTCCCGCGCAGCCCGATTCGCCGCTGAAGGATCCGCGCACGCACACGGTGCTGGGACAGTCGATGCAGCGTGTCGACATTCCGGGCAAGGTCACCGGCGGGGCCAGCTATGTGCAGGACATGCGCCTGCCCGGCATGGTGCATGCCCGCGTAATACGCCAGCCCTCGTATGGCGCCCGCCTGCTGCAGGCCGATATCGACGGCGTGCAGGCCATGCCCGGCGTGGTCAAAGTGGTGCGCGACGGCAACTACCTGGCCGTGGTGGCGCAGGATGAATGGCAGGCCATCGTCGCCATGCGGGCGCTGGCGCAATCCGCCCAGTGGGAGGAAACCTATGTCCTGCCGCCCGAAGCCGGTATCCACGACTACCTGAAAACCCTGCCGTCGCGGGAAATCGACGTCGCCGACAAGAAAGGCGCGGCGGCGCCCGCGGTGCAAACCCTGAAGGCGCGCTTTGCCAAGCCTTACCTGACCCACGGGTCGATCGGGCCGTCCTGCGCCGTGGCGCAGTTCGACAACGGCACCATGACGGTCTGGACGCATACGCAGGGGGTTTTTCCGCTGCGCAAGGGCCTGGCCGAAATGCTGTCGCTGCCGCAGGACAAGGTGCGCTGCATCCACGTCGAAGGCTCGGGTTGCTACGGACACAACGGCGCCGACGATGTGGCGGCGGATGCCGCCCTGGTCGCGCGCGCGGTCCCGGGGCGCCCGGTGCGCGTGCAGTGGATGCGCGACCAGGAACACACCTGGGAGCCCGCCGGCCCGGCCATGGTCACCGAGGTCCAGGCATCGCTGGACGCCCGCGGCAATATCGTCGACTGGCAATACGAAATCTGGAGCAACGGCCATAACCAGCGCATCGACAACGCCGGCCGGCTGATCCCGACGTGGGCGCTGGCCCAGCCGTTCACGCCGGCGCCGCCCGTGCCGATTCCCATGCCGGAAGGCGGCGGCGACCGCAATAGCATCCCGCTGTACGACTTTCCCAACACCCGGGTGCTGCACCACTTCATTCCCGAGATGCCCTTGCGCGTATCGGCGATGCGGTCGCTGGGCGCCTATATGAACATCTTCGCCATCGAAAGCTTCATGGACGAGCTGGCCGGCGCGGCCAAGGCCGATCCGGTGGAGTTCCGGCTGCGGCACCTGAAGGACCCGCGCGCCATCGATGTCGTGAAACTGGCGGCGGAGCGCTTCGGCTGGGATCCCGCGCGCAAGCGCGAGCCGGGCCGCGGCTTCGGTTTTTCGTTCGCCATGTACAAGAACCTGATGGCCTATCTGGCCATCGGCATGGAGCTGACGGTGGACCGCGATACCGGCGAGGTGCACATCCACCGCGCCGTCGCGGCCATCGACACGGGGCAGATCGTCAATCCCGACGGGGTGCGCAACCAGGTCGAGGGCGGCATCATCCAGTCCGCCAGCTGGACGCTGTACGAGCAGCTGCATTTCGACACGCGCCGCGTGACGACTTTCGACTGGAGCACCTACCCGATCATGCGGTTTTCGAACGTGCCGGAGCACATCGAAGTGCATTTGATCGACCGGCCCGGCATGCCCTTCCTGGGCGCCGGCGAGGCCTCGCAGGGACCGGCATCGGCCTGCGTGGCCAACGCCATCGCAGACGCCACCGGCATGCGGCTGCGCAACACGCCGCTGGCCGCCGGGCCGCGCCTGAAGGACTTTCCCGGCGCCTGA
- a CDS encoding (2Fe-2S)-binding protein, with product MITLTVNGVAHQLDIDPSMPLLYALRNHLELNGAKFGCGMGQCGACTVIVDQQPVFSCQFPVASAQGRQVRTIEGLGTAEHPGPLQKAFIDKQAAQCGYCIAGMVMRAQALLDRNSSPTDAEIREHMQPNLCRCGTHMRILAAVSQAAETIRAAGGNGQAAATGAAQ from the coding sequence ATGATTACCTTGACCGTCAATGGCGTGGCGCACCAGCTGGATATCGATCCTTCGATGCCGCTGCTGTACGCCCTGCGCAACCATCTTGAACTGAACGGCGCCAAATTCGGCTGCGGCATGGGGCAGTGCGGCGCGTGTACGGTGATCGTCGACCAGCAGCCGGTGTTCTCCTGCCAGTTTCCCGTGGCCTCGGCCCAGGGCCGGCAGGTCCGCACCATAGAGGGCCTGGGCACCGCCGAACATCCCGGCCCCCTGCAGAAAGCCTTTATCGACAAGCAGGCGGCGCAATGCGGCTATTGCATCGCCGGCATGGTGATGCGGGCCCAGGCGCTGCTGGACCGCAACAGTTCGCCCACCGACGCCGAGATCCGCGAGCATATGCAGCCCAATCTGTGCCGTTGCGGCACGCACATGCGCATCCTGGCGGCTGTCTCGCAGGCGGCCGAGACGATACGCGCCGCCGGCGGCAACGGCCAGGCTGCCGCCACCGGAGCCGCCCAATGA
- a CDS encoding cytochrome c: MKGRYIAAGVLAIVVLGGVAACSIAYRNAIDPIQPPAAASFDGGSIARGAQLAAVGDCISCHTSAGGKPYAGGTPLDTPFGTLYSTNITPDPDTGIGKWSLAAFTRAMREGVSRDGHLLYPAFPYAHFTRMSDADIKDLYAYMMTRTPVKAPARENQLAFPLGYRPLIAGWNLLYLHPGALPDDASHSAEWLRGRYLVEGPGHCAACHTPMTTLGGEDGAQPFAGGSIDGWDVPPLNALGHKQPAWTVDQLTAYLRTGLASQHGAAAGPMEPVTRQLALVSESDVRAMAVYLLSLDSQPAAAAPAPRPEAQAQPADAGDAQRLERGAALFSSTCASCHAASAPMAAIGGRPSLAASSVVNADTPRNAINLVLQGIPLRGSAASHYMPSFAHSLNDQQIADILAYTRVRIAQRPAWSGLEDSVAKIRKENTSQ, from the coding sequence ATGAAAGGCAGATACATCGCGGCAGGGGTGCTCGCGATCGTGGTATTGGGCGGCGTTGCCGCCTGTTCGATCGCGTACCGCAACGCCATCGATCCCATCCAGCCACCCGCGGCCGCGTCCTTCGACGGCGGTTCGATCGCACGCGGCGCGCAACTGGCGGCGGTGGGCGACTGTATTTCCTGTCATACCTCCGCGGGCGGCAAACCCTATGCCGGCGGCACGCCGCTGGATACGCCCTTCGGTACCCTGTACAGCACCAACATCACGCCCGATCCGGACACCGGTATCGGCAAGTGGTCGCTGGCCGCGTTCACGCGGGCGATGCGCGAAGGCGTATCGCGCGACGGCCACCTGCTGTACCCGGCCTTTCCCTATGCGCACTTCACCCGGATGTCGGATGCCGACATCAAGGATTTGTACGCCTACATGATGACGCGCACGCCGGTGAAGGCGCCCGCCCGGGAGAACCAGCTGGCCTTCCCGCTGGGATACCGCCCGCTGATCGCCGGCTGGAACCTGCTCTATCTGCATCCCGGAGCCCTGCCGGACGATGCCTCGCATAGCGCGGAGTGGCTGCGCGGGCGCTATCTGGTGGAAGGGCCCGGCCACTGCGCGGCCTGCCATACGCCGATGACGACGCTGGGCGGCGAGGACGGCGCCCAGCCCTTTGCCGGCGGCAGTATCGATGGCTGGGATGTGCCGCCCTTGAATGCGCTGGGCCACAAGCAGCCGGCGTGGACGGTGGACCAGCTGACCGCCTATCTGCGCACCGGCCTGGCCAGCCAGCACGGCGCGGCGGCAGGGCCCATGGAGCCCGTGACGCGCCAGCTGGCGCTGGTGTCCGAAAGCGATGTGCGCGCCATGGCGGTATATCTCTTGTCGCTGGACAGCCAGCCGGCCGCCGCCGCGCCGGCGCCGCGGCCCGAGGCGCAGGCCCAGCCGGCGGACGCGGGCGACGCGCAGCGGCTGGAGCGCGGCGCCGCGCTGTTCAGCTCCACGTGCGCGTCCTGCCATGCGGCATCCGCGCCCATGGCGGCCATCGGCGGAAGGCCTTCCCTGGCCGCCAGTTCCGTCGTCAATGCCGATACGCCGCGCAATGCCATCAATCTGGTCCTGCAGGGCATCCCCCTGCGGGGTTCCGCCGCTTCCCACTACATGCCTTCTTTCGCGCACAGCCTGAACGATCAGCAGATCGCCGACATCCTGGCCTATACCCGCGTGCGCATCGCGCAGCGGCCCGCCTGGAGCGGCCTGGAGGACTCGGTCGCGAAGATCCGCAAGGAGAACACGTCCCAATGA